One genomic region from Leptospira montravelensis encodes:
- a CDS encoding M16 family metallopeptidase: MKRIYLFLVVFSFYNLSAREMGEFVSDLKFKPLEFEVPEIKSVKHSSGVEVFSLKNSEFPIVYADFYVYHGRKHLGKRSVEITRLLEDTWELSGSKTYPREKFLETLEFYGATFSVSIDYEKTVFSIAYLKSTEKEVLPVLQSFFTAPYLDESLLNTTKGKLTEEIKRRNDNPTALGSRKAKEALFRGTLAGTSMQITSLESLSLEDLVQFQKEILSAKKRRFLVTGDYEIQSFENFFPKLDENTSVQDSELITPSLLAENVKKEGKDIRLVIKDVNQTFISMIGVLPEHNHPDFYAIQVLNYIIGAGGFNSYYMREIRNNRGLAYSAGSNTEFQENYGTIQFFAMTKTESAKEVLSLMRELIQPKLIDSLTEEELLRAKNAIINQFVFQFEDDKRTLASEVRRRDHKMPDSYLQNFRSEIDKLTLSDLNRVGKLYFQSDKLIVTIVGPKSLESSWKGSVKVLNPED; the protein is encoded by the coding sequence ATGAAACGTATTTATTTATTTTTAGTTGTTTTTAGTTTTTATAACCTTTCTGCCAGGGAGATGGGTGAATTTGTCAGTGATTTAAAATTCAAACCACTAGAGTTTGAAGTTCCAGAAATCAAATCCGTAAAACATTCGTCAGGTGTTGAGGTTTTTTCGTTAAAAAATTCTGAGTTCCCGATTGTATATGCAGATTTTTATGTTTATCATGGGAGAAAACACTTAGGAAAACGTTCTGTTGAAATCACAAGATTACTAGAAGATACTTGGGAATTATCAGGATCAAAAACATATCCCAGAGAAAAGTTTTTAGAAACTTTGGAATTTTATGGGGCTACTTTTTCTGTATCGATCGATTATGAAAAAACCGTTTTTAGCATAGCCTATTTAAAATCCACAGAGAAAGAAGTCCTTCCTGTTTTGCAGTCTTTTTTTACTGCACCGTATTTAGATGAGTCATTACTAAATACTACGAAAGGAAAACTCACCGAAGAAATCAAACGTAGGAATGACAATCCAACTGCCCTCGGTTCCAGAAAAGCAAAAGAAGCTCTGTTTCGGGGGACTTTAGCTGGCACTTCTATGCAAATCACTTCTTTGGAATCCCTAAGTTTAGAAGATTTAGTTCAATTTCAAAAAGAGATTTTATCGGCAAAAAAACGAAGGTTTCTTGTCACAGGGGATTATGAGATCCAATCTTTTGAGAATTTTTTTCCTAAGTTAGATGAAAATACTAGTGTACAGGATTCGGAACTTATTACTCCTTCCTTACTCGCTGAAAATGTAAAAAAAGAAGGTAAAGACATTCGTCTTGTAATAAAGGATGTAAACCAAACTTTTATTTCTATGATAGGGGTTCTTCCTGAACACAATCATCCTGATTTTTACGCCATCCAAGTTTTGAATTATATCATTGGAGCTGGTGGGTTTAACTCCTATTATATGAGAGAAATTCGAAACAATCGAGGACTTGCTTACTCTGCAGGAAGTAATACGGAGTTTCAAGAGAACTATGGAACCATCCAGTTTTTTGCTATGACAAAAACGGAATCTGCAAAAGAAGTTTTGTCTCTTATGCGAGAACTGATCCAACCAAAACTCATTGATTCGTTAACTGAAGAAGAACTCTTACGGGCAAAAAATGCAATCATCAATCAGTTTGTATTTCAGTTTGAAGATGATAAAAGGACACTTGCGAGCGAAGTTCGTAGGCGTGACCATAAAATGCCAGATAGTTATTTACAAAATTTTAGAAGTGAAATTGATAAGTTGACTCTTTCTGATTTAAATCGAGTTGGCAAATTGTATTTTCAATCGGATAAGTTGATTGTGACAATTGTTGGACCAAAATCATTGGAATCTTCTTGGAAAGGATCAGTGAAAGTATTGAATCCGGAAGATTGA
- a CDS encoding M16 family metallopeptidase, whose amino-acid sequence MMSKLRIFFLCFLLQFLPLFSEDQFFGTSESQFREKIKTVRLENGLTVVMMKRGTSPTVALYIKFLVGAVDETPEEAGTAHLLEHMLFKGTKTVGTTDFEKEEKYQKQIEVWGTELDDIKLKIRDLTTRGESIPSSLQNEADTLNRRLKNLIQLQDGFIVKNEDSYIYEQNGEVGFNAYTSQDVTNYQIQLPNNRIEVWAKIESDRLKNPILREYYTERDVVIEERRMRTDDSGAGVLREKFFSLAFESHPYRKPVIGYSTGLPFLKIEDTKAFFQKHYTPDRMVISVVGQFDFEETEAIIRKYFSDLKPGKPRPTYKVEEKSFPGEKRFKVYHPSGSQMMMGFLKPPYPHKDNSSFDVLSTVLTSGTGSRLYKRLVLEEKLAVSVGAANGYPGERYQNYFVFFVKPREDAKPEVIENIIWDELSKIKENGIPKEELDKVKNQMVSDFIKTLDENASIADLLSYYQLLYGDWAGLFRQYTSIIQTSSQEIQTLVPKYLSKDKVVIGVLEDVRKKSE is encoded by the coding sequence ATGATGTCGAAATTACGAATCTTTTTCCTTTGTTTCTTACTACAATTTTTGCCTCTTTTTTCCGAGGACCAATTTTTTGGAACTTCCGAATCCCAATTCCGAGAAAAAATAAAAACAGTTCGTTTGGAAAACGGACTGACTGTTGTGATGATGAAACGAGGTACTTCGCCAACTGTGGCATTGTACATCAAATTTCTTGTGGGTGCTGTGGATGAAACACCAGAAGAAGCGGGTACGGCACATCTTTTAGAGCATATGCTCTTCAAAGGAACAAAAACTGTGGGAACCACAGACTTTGAAAAAGAAGAAAAATACCAAAAACAAATCGAAGTTTGGGGAACGGAGCTTGATGACATCAAACTCAAAATTCGAGATCTCACCACAAGGGGAGAATCCATTCCTTCTTCTTTGCAAAATGAAGCGGATACTTTGAATCGTAGATTAAAGAATCTAATCCAATTACAAGACGGCTTTATTGTAAAAAACGAAGACTCCTATATTTATGAACAAAATGGTGAAGTGGGATTCAATGCTTATACTTCGCAAGATGTAACCAACTACCAAATCCAACTTCCTAACAACCGAATCGAAGTTTGGGCAAAGATCGAATCGGATAGATTAAAAAATCCTATTTTAAGAGAATATTATACAGAAAGAGATGTAGTCATCGAAGAACGTCGGATGCGAACTGATGATAGTGGTGCCGGTGTCCTTAGAGAAAAATTTTTCTCCCTTGCCTTTGAAAGCCATCCATATAGAAAACCGGTGATTGGATATTCCACAGGCCTACCATTTTTGAAAATTGAAGATACAAAGGCTTTTTTTCAAAAACATTATACTCCCGATCGGATGGTGATTTCTGTTGTTGGACAATTTGATTTTGAAGAAACAGAGGCCATTATTCGAAAGTATTTTTCAGATCTAAAACCAGGAAAACCAAGACCCACTTATAAAGTGGAAGAAAAATCGTTTCCAGGTGAAAAACGATTTAAGGTGTACCATCCATCCGGAAGTCAAATGATGATGGGTTTTTTAAAACCTCCCTATCCGCATAAAGACAATTCTTCTTTTGATGTACTGTCCACTGTCCTTACTTCAGGAACAGGATCTAGGTTGTACAAACGACTCGTTTTAGAAGAAAAACTGGCAGTAAGTGTGGGAGCGGCCAATGGGTATCCTGGTGAAAGATACCAAAATTATTTTGTATTTTTTGTTAAACCAAGAGAGGATGCCAAACCAGAAGTCATAGAAAATATCATCTGGGATGAGTTATCAAAAATTAAAGAAAACGGGATTCCAAAAGAGGAACTTGATAAAGTAAAAAATCAAATGGTTTCGGACTTTATCAAAACCTTAGATGAAAATGCAAGTATTGCGGATTTATTAAGTTACTATCAGTTGTTATACGGAGATTGGGCGGGTCTTTTCCGCCAATATACTTCGATTATACAAACTTCCTCCCAAGAAATTCAAACTCTTGTTCCTAAATATTTATCCAAAGACAAGGTTGTGATTGGTGTATTGGAAGACGTAAGGAAAAAATCAGAATGA
- a CDS encoding lipoprotein, producing the protein MNKSLTKIILSLTIVILIWNCKSKETKDVAPQSKDTENITVLEFTKAKEGFISDTLFQVAVSSVLETENARLEEAKTIAEQKSLNLLKTYTIPNLTDKGRKELREISKEGKIVDKNISVGGRYFFLYQIQKPNLKRLVTKDLE; encoded by the coding sequence ATGAACAAATCACTAACAAAAATTATACTTTCTTTAACTATCGTTATTCTTATTTGGAATTGTAAATCCAAAGAAACCAAAGATGTTGCCCCTCAAAGTAAAGATACAGAAAATATTACTGTTTTAGAATTTACGAAAGCCAAAGAAGGATTTATCTCTGATACATTATTTCAAGTTGCTGTCTCTAGCGTTTTGGAAACAGAAAACGCAAGGTTAGAAGAAGCAAAAACTATCGCAGAACAAAAATCCTTAAATTTATTAAAAACTTATACAATCCCCAATCTGACTGATAAGGGACGTAAAGAACTTCGCGAGATTTCCAAAGAAGGTAAGATTGTAGATAAAAACATTTCTGTGGGTGGAAGGTATTTTTTCTTATACCAAATCCAAAAACCAAACTTAAAACGTCTGGTGACAAAAGACTTAGAATAA
- the mpl17 gene encoding cell surface protein MPL17: MKQIRNLFILSLFVFIGSVGSIVIYSTLSADPLDSHPIEISIKQKSPGKYELEMFLPKDFGFQMEAPHRIFLSGADGLKVLNADLKLKGPVHPKKPEYFEYVRPLTFQVEGKGKLQVDAKLFYCNFVKNICIPAKVNKTFSI; this comes from the coding sequence ATGAAACAAATTCGAAATCTTTTCATACTTTCTCTTTTTGTATTCATTGGGTCTGTCGGCAGTATTGTTATTTATTCTACTTTGTCTGCCGATCCTTTGGATTCCCATCCCATCGAAATTTCGATCAAACAAAAATCTCCGGGTAAGTATGAGTTGGAAATGTTTTTACCAAAAGATTTTGGATTTCAGATGGAAGCACCGCATCGTATTTTTTTGTCAGGTGCTGATGGACTCAAAGTTTTAAATGCTGATTTGAAACTGAAAGGTCCAGTGCACCCTAAAAAACCAGAATACTTTGAATATGTAAGACCCTTAACCTTCCAAGTGGAAGGAAAAGGGAAGTTGCAGGTAGATGCAAAATTGTTTTATTGTAATTTTGTGAAAAACATTTGTATTCCAGCAAAAGTAAACAAAACGTTTTCTATTTAA
- a CDS encoding DNA methyltransferase, with the protein MAGAGRLLKDSDKIVFGEFWTAKQRQGHPIHHTVSYRASFKPELPSFFMKEFLKKKNRVVYDPFGGRGTTAIQANIEGHVAVHNDIHPLSIFLASARQYVPRLEDLEKKLNSLDLDREVEDDPFDSNLLPFFHPRTLKEIKNLKRYMAEDPSVEMKFISLIALSRLHGHSTGFFSVYTFPQVSIPPESQAKNNIKRGQSPEYRPVKPRIYQKMKRDLALPIPPFYHEFSKNNLYSLNSANSVPDIDSESVDLIVTSPPFLDKVDYEGDNWLRHWFLDIKKSKDRKLSIFSNLNDWNEFIRSTLKESARVLKKGSYMVMEVGEVKKGNSILYLDEDVVRMAEGTGLVWNKTYVHTQSFTKLSNCWQVSNNEKGTNSNRCVVFRKVL; encoded by the coding sequence ATGGCAGGAGCAGGCAGATTACTAAAGGATTCCGATAAAATTGTATTTGGTGAGTTTTGGACTGCAAAACAACGCCAAGGACATCCAATTCATCATACCGTAAGTTATAGAGCATCATTTAAGCCAGAACTTCCTTCTTTTTTTATGAAGGAATTTTTAAAAAAGAAAAATAGGGTCGTTTACGATCCGTTTGGTGGTCGTGGAACTACGGCCATACAGGCAAATATTGAAGGACATGTGGCGGTTCATAACGACATCCATCCATTGTCTATTTTTCTTGCGAGCGCTAGGCAATATGTACCGCGACTTGAAGATTTAGAAAAAAAGTTAAATTCTTTGGATTTGGATAGAGAAGTTGAGGATGATCCATTTGATAGCAACCTTCTTCCTTTTTTTCATCCACGCACTCTCAAAGAAATTAAAAATCTGAAACGATATATGGCGGAAGATCCGTCTGTGGAAATGAAGTTTATTTCACTAATCGCTCTCTCAAGGTTACATGGACATAGCACTGGATTTTTTTCGGTGTATACTTTTCCTCAAGTATCAATACCCCCTGAGTCGCAGGCCAAAAATAATATCAAGAGGGGACAATCGCCAGAATATCGTCCCGTCAAACCTAGAATTTATCAAAAGATGAAACGCGATTTAGCATTACCAATTCCGCCGTTTTACCATGAATTTTCTAAAAACAATTTGTATTCCTTAAATTCGGCAAATTCTGTTCCTGATATCGATTCTGAATCTGTGGATTTGATTGTGACTTCACCACCTTTCCTAGATAAGGTGGACTATGAAGGAGACAATTGGTTACGCCACTGGTTTCTTGATATCAAAAAGTCAAAAGATAGAAAACTCAGTATCTTTAGTAATTTAAATGATTGGAATGAGTTCATTCGTTCTACTTTAAAGGAATCCGCTAGGGTCTTAAAAAAAGGATCTTATATGGTAATGGAAGTGGGTGAAGTCAAAAAAGGAAATTCTATTCTTTATTTGGATGAGGATGTGGTGAGAATGGCCGAAGGGACAGGACTTGTTTGGAACAAAACCTATGTCCATACGCAAAGTTTCACAAAACTTTCGAATTGTTGGCAGGTATCCAACAACGAAAAGGGCACAAATTCCAATCGTTGTGTTGTTTTTAGGAAAGTTTTATAA
- a CDS encoding RluA family pseudouridine synthase — MSSYKSVIRYPYTGKTVLTFLTTKFPYHTQEEWQFLLEAKRVKVQDQMATADLVLREGDTLTYEPIPGRIQEPEVDTNYVILKETEDFLFVDKPGNLPMHPAGRYRTRTLLNLLEKTYPTVIPVHRLDRETSGIVIFAKSEESRTWLQKKFELREVQKEYLAVVRGFFEKETKLDGFIGKDLESAIRKKMKFSLEEFLDSKSVSTNFIPLRYNNSQNISLVLVRPVTGRIHQIRVSLLYLGYPILGDKLYGPRETMFLDFVKSGLTKELLAELGAERQLLHAHSISYMDERIPLQITVKSNPLPEIESLFPNHYDLIYS; from the coding sequence ATGTCATCTTATAAATCCGTCATACGATATCCTTACACGGGTAAGACGGTTTTAACATTTTTAACTACAAAATTTCCTTATCATACGCAAGAGGAGTGGCAATTCCTTTTGGAAGCAAAACGTGTGAAAGTACAGGACCAAATGGCTACAGCAGATTTGGTACTCAGAGAAGGTGATACTTTAACTTACGAACCGATTCCCGGTAGGATTCAGGAGCCAGAAGTTGATACAAACTATGTAATCTTGAAAGAAACAGAGGACTTTCTTTTTGTAGATAAACCGGGAAATTTACCGATGCACCCTGCGGGCAGGTACCGCACACGAACTCTCTTAAACCTTCTTGAGAAAACGTATCCTACAGTCATCCCGGTGCACAGACTAGACCGGGAAACTTCGGGGATTGTCATCTTTGCCAAATCAGAAGAGAGTCGCACTTGGCTTCAAAAAAAATTTGAATTGAGGGAAGTTCAAAAAGAATATCTAGCAGTCGTCCGTGGTTTTTTTGAAAAAGAAACTAAGTTGGACGGGTTTATCGGAAAGGATTTGGAATCGGCCATTCGTAAAAAAATGAAATTCTCTTTAGAAGAATTTTTGGATTCTAAATCAGTTTCTACCAATTTTATACCTTTACGTTATAATAATTCACAAAACATAAGTTTGGTTCTCGTCAGGCCTGTTACAGGGAGAATTCATCAAATCCGTGTGAGCCTTCTTTATTTGGGTTATCCGATTCTTGGAGATAAACTATATGGTCCGCGCGAAACAATGTTTTTGGATTTTGTTAAGTCTGGACTCACCAAAGAATTGTTGGCAGAACTTGGAGCGGAAAGGCAACTTCTACATGCACATAGCATAAGTTATATGGATGAGCGGATCCCTTTACAAATCACTGTGAAATCCAATCCGCTTCCGGAAATAGAATCTCTCTTCCCCAATCACTATGATTTAATCTACTCGTAA
- a CDS encoding PilZ domain-containing protein codes for MDKEIKDPDGILKVITALFGKLPAYIVNLDKEYPVKIIALKNKALVINTNLKFPSRDRILTVVHNGSKFLAHFLVAGGDGNGIEILTPVKIQITAATRQGSRVEASQIQTGMVVSNIINVNDVSKAIGFDDKKVDAILLAYRTKLTKAFPLSSIFFAGRMDNRLRLMHHYDKDIFIIDRKEKSTATADFFPFDEYLRIFESSKIADSFTSEICVPIKYKGYVHLGYVQVLAEKPLDLEIYKQIQTFANAVSRDIISTGVFQESRDICQVMDLSMGGISFIHAPSRSFSRSVTLNGTILFDLNLEEGKRVTIRGIIKNIRNQETNFRVGCQFYNLTEKDLEILGEFLDAGKAEEGEVIEQNPPQESSTEELVSEENSPVVGADEEPGDPFGETMDSEFPSDEPTQES; via the coding sequence ATGGATAAGGAAATCAAAGACCCCGATGGAATTTTAAAGGTTATCACCGCACTTTTCGGGAAACTGCCAGCATATATTGTCAATTTGGACAAAGAGTATCCAGTGAAGATCATTGCTTTGAAAAATAAAGCACTTGTTATTAACACTAATTTAAAATTTCCTAGTAGAGACCGAATCCTGACAGTAGTGCATAATGGTAGTAAATTTTTAGCACATTTTCTTGTGGCAGGCGGCGACGGGAACGGAATCGAAATTCTAACACCTGTTAAAATTCAGATTACTGCTGCCACTCGACAAGGATCACGGGTAGAGGCTAGTCAAATCCAAACGGGAATGGTTGTTTCTAATATCATTAACGTAAATGATGTTTCTAAAGCCATTGGGTTTGATGATAAAAAAGTTGATGCCATCCTTCTTGCTTACAGAACAAAACTCACCAAAGCTTTTCCTCTATCTTCCATTTTTTTTGCAGGTCGTATGGACAACCGATTGCGGCTAATGCACCATTATGACAAAGATATTTTTATCATAGATCGTAAGGAAAAGTCTACAGCTACGGCTGATTTTTTTCCTTTTGATGAGTATTTGAGAATTTTCGAAAGTTCTAAAATTGCAGATTCCTTCACCTCCGAAATTTGTGTTCCTATTAAATACAAGGGTTATGTTCATCTTGGTTATGTACAGGTTTTAGCAGAAAAACCTCTAGACCTTGAAATCTATAAACAAATCCAAACCTTTGCCAATGCTGTGAGTCGTGATATCATTAGTACCGGCGTGTTCCAAGAATCCCGCGATATTTGCCAAGTTATGGATTTAAGTATGGGCGGTATTAGTTTTATCCACGCGCCGTCTCGGTCATTTTCTAGGTCTGTCACTTTAAATGGCACAATCCTTTTTGATTTAAACTTAGAAGAGGGCAAACGAGTTACCATTCGCGGGATCATCAAAAATATTCGTAACCAAGAGACTAACTTTCGTGTGGGTTGCCAATTCTATAACCTAACAGAAAAAGATTTAGAAATCCTGGGGGAGTTTTTGGATGCGGGGAAAGCAGAAGAAGGGGAAGTTATAGAACAAAACCCTCCTCAAGAATCTTCGACGGAAGAACTCGTTTCGGAAGAAAACTCACCCGTTGTGGGAGCTGACGAGGAACCAGGGGATCCTTTTGGGGAAACAATGGATTCAGAGTTTCCCTCAGATGAACCAACGCAAGAATCCTAA
- a CDS encoding alpha-hydroxy-acid oxidizing protein, whose product MKSVEGKTILIIGGGLLQVPIIQTAKTMRLHTVVADMNPSSIGFQIADESIVMSTKDVEGMVRESKKFAQNSPIHGVITAGTDASMTVAAVASALQLPGIRFVDAEAASNKVKMRQRLKEFGMPIPRFAAVWSLLDAKEALDSLTFPLVMKPADNMGARGVIKVNHKDDLPSAFRHAKRFCPTGELILEEYMEGPELSVDALAFQGQIRMTGIADRIIEREPYFIEVGHNMPSAMSKEILDEVERVMAGGMRALGIHLGAGKGDIKVTKEGVKIGEIAARLSGGFMSAFTYPLSTGVNLNRAALLISLGETPDNLDPVLNRVSIERSLLSKPGKLISIGGVEEIKKIDGVSEVFIQSKPGDIIKEPTNNIDKSGHVIIVAENLKDAEVVFEKVKQTIRFEVDEQFSITEKEIGDQARIRFGKDICWVCKQCDGSNCASGIPGMGGVGRMETFHDNSVALSEYSILPGYIRDHIIPEIHTRFLGYDLKTPIMAAPMTGVGTNMNFVMTDADYANLVVRSFVQNGSLAWLGDGASPEKYKIMLDSLKKASGKGILICKPREDESMLVDRFSEAEADGVFALGMDIDAVNFKTMVQKNLSSITRPLDRLVRLKEKTKLPFILKGIMNPEDAKLAVEGGFSAIVVSNHGGRVLDGMPGTARVLPKIAEAVKGKIPLLVDGGIRSGMDVFKMLALGADAVLLGRPVAISLVGGEEAGIRFLLQKYSEELKQSMSVTGAKTLVDIKRTMLLHKLHG is encoded by the coding sequence TTGAAATCGGTAGAAGGTAAAACAATCCTCATCATTGGAGGGGGATTGTTACAAGTTCCCATCATCCAAACGGCAAAAACCATGCGACTTCATACAGTCGTAGCTGATATGAATCCATCTTCCATTGGATTTCAAATTGCAGACGAATCCATAGTCATGTCCACAAAGGATGTGGAAGGAATGGTTCGAGAATCGAAAAAATTTGCCCAAAATTCGCCGATTCATGGCGTGATCACTGCGGGAACCGATGCTAGTATGACGGTGGCTGCTGTAGCCTCTGCTTTACAGTTACCAGGAATTCGTTTTGTGGATGCAGAAGCTGCATCTAACAAAGTAAAGATGCGTCAAAGGCTAAAGGAATTCGGAATGCCAATTCCTCGTTTTGCAGCTGTTTGGTCTCTATTAGATGCCAAAGAGGCCCTGGATTCATTGACCTTTCCATTGGTAATGAAACCAGCTGACAATATGGGGGCTCGAGGTGTCATCAAGGTGAATCATAAAGATGACTTACCTTCGGCTTTTAGACATGCAAAACGGTTTTGTCCTACTGGTGAATTGATTTTAGAGGAATATATGGAAGGTCCTGAACTTTCCGTGGATGCCTTAGCCTTCCAAGGCCAAATTCGAATGACAGGTATTGCTGACAGGATCATCGAAAGAGAACCTTATTTTATTGAAGTCGGACATAACATGCCTTCGGCGATGTCGAAAGAGATTTTGGACGAAGTGGAACGAGTGATGGCAGGCGGAATGCGGGCACTGGGTATCCATTTAGGTGCCGGTAAAGGGGATATCAAAGTCACTAAAGAAGGAGTCAAAATTGGGGAAATTGCGGCAAGACTATCCGGTGGGTTTATGTCTGCGTTTACCTATCCTTTATCTACTGGTGTCAATTTAAACCGTGCTGCCCTTCTTATTTCTCTTGGCGAAACACCAGACAATTTAGATCCAGTGCTAAATCGTGTATCCATCGAACGTTCGTTACTTTCTAAACCAGGAAAACTCATTTCCATTGGTGGAGTGGAAGAGATAAAAAAAATAGATGGAGTTTCAGAAGTTTTTATCCAATCAAAACCAGGGGATATCATTAAAGAACCTACCAATAACATTGATAAGTCGGGACATGTCATCATTGTTGCTGAAAATTTAAAAGATGCAGAAGTAGTTTTTGAAAAAGTCAAACAAACCATTCGGTTTGAAGTGGATGAGCAGTTTTCTATTACAGAAAAAGAGATAGGTGACCAAGCAAGAATTCGTTTTGGAAAGGATATTTGTTGGGTTTGTAAACAATGTGATGGAAGTAATTGTGCTTCCGGGATTCCTGGAATGGGCGGTGTGGGTCGCATGGAAACCTTCCATGACAATAGTGTCGCTCTTTCTGAATATTCCATTTTGCCGGGATATATCCGTGACCATATAATTCCTGAAATTCATACAAGGTTTTTAGGATACGATTTAAAAACTCCAATTATGGCAGCACCAATGACTGGTGTTGGGACCAATATGAATTTTGTAATGACCGATGCAGATTATGCCAACCTAGTGGTTCGGTCCTTTGTTCAAAATGGAAGCCTTGCTTGGCTAGGTGATGGTGCTTCTCCTGAAAAATACAAAATCATGTTAGATAGTTTGAAAAAAGCATCTGGAAAAGGGATTTTAATCTGCAAACCAAGAGAAGATGAATCCATGTTAGTGGATCGTTTTTCCGAGGCAGAGGCGGACGGAGTGTTCGCACTTGGGATGGATATTGATGCTGTAAATTTCAAAACGATGGTTCAAAAGAACTTATCGAGTATCACAAGACCTCTTGATCGTTTGGTTCGTTTAAAAGAGAAAACAAAACTGCCATTTATCTTAAAAGGGATTATGAATCCAGAAGATGCGAAACTTGCGGTGGAAGGTGGATTTTCTGCTATCGTTGTTTCAAACCACGGAGGAAGGGTATTGGATGGAATGCCAGGAACCGCTCGTGTTCTTCCAAAAATTGCGGAAGCAGTAAAAGGTAAAATTCCTCTCCTTGTAGATGGAGGCATACGCTCCGGTATGGATGTTTTTAAGATGTTGGCCCTTGGTGCTGATGCTGTTTTACTTGGACGACCTGTAGCCATTTCACTTGTTGGTGGAGAAGAAGCAGGAATTCGTTTTCTTTTACAAAAATATTCGGAAGAACTAAAACAATCAATGAGTGTTACCGGAGCCAAAACTTTGGTGGACATCAAGCGAACAATGTTGCTTCATAAACTTCACGGTTGA
- the mnmA gene encoding tRNA 2-thiouridine(34) synthase MnmA, which translates to MKEKEKIIVAMSGGVDSAVAAGLLMEEGYDVIGVNLRTWEYEAPACDTTKKSCCSPEDIRDARDVGLSLNIPFYVIKMEKVFGERVIDRFINDYKDGRTPNPCVECNTFVKFGALFEQAKILGIEKIATGHYARVVEVDGRYAIRNAVDMKKNQAYYLYGLSQENIKNTVFPLGEMDKAQVREIAKRMGLPVAEKPESQEICFIPENDYRSFLKKKGMEFTPGFFKLASGQIIGKHQGKEGFTIGQRKGLGIAWKNPLYVLAIEDDGTVVLGEEEETVSESFILEEITYQALSPMEVGDSKEMKVQIRYRSAPVHCKVTSLGNTWKVKFLEDVKSVTPGQSATFYETNGDYLLAGGIIQKGSITRKVKTNFVLEAESVTI; encoded by the coding sequence GTGAAAGAAAAAGAAAAAATCATAGTAGCAATGAGTGGTGGGGTAGATAGCGCTGTAGCCGCAGGACTACTTATGGAAGAAGGTTACGATGTCATCGGTGTCAACCTACGTACTTGGGAATATGAAGCACCAGCCTGTGATACCACGAAAAAATCCTGCTGTTCTCCCGAAGACATTCGTGATGCACGTGATGTAGGTCTTTCTTTAAACATTCCTTTTTATGTAATTAAAATGGAAAAAGTATTTGGAGAACGAGTCATCGACCGTTTTATTAATGATTATAAAGATGGAAGAACGCCAAACCCTTGTGTAGAGTGTAATACCTTTGTGAAGTTTGGTGCTCTTTTCGAACAAGCCAAAATATTAGGTATAGAAAAAATTGCCACAGGCCACTATGCCCGTGTCGTCGAAGTGGATGGACGTTACGCAATCCGTAATGCTGTTGACATGAAAAAAAACCAAGCGTACTATTTGTACGGTTTGTCCCAAGAAAATATTAAAAATACAGTTTTCCCTCTTGGTGAAATGGACAAAGCACAGGTGCGGGAAATCGCAAAACGTATGGGTCTACCTGTAGCAGAAAAACCTGAATCACAAGAGATTTGTTTTATCCCTGAAAATGATTATAGATCTTTTTTGAAGAAAAAGGGAATGGAGTTCACTCCAGGATTTTTTAAACTAGCCTCAGGCCAGATCATTGGCAAACACCAAGGAAAAGAAGGATTCACGATCGGACAAAGAAAGGGACTTGGAATCGCTTGGAAAAATCCATTATATGTTTTGGCCATCGAAGATGACGGAACAGTTGTCCTTGGGGAAGAAGAAGAAACGGTTTCCGAATCTTTTATATTGGAAGAGATTACCTACCAAGCACTTAGCCCAATGGAAGTGGGTGACTCAAAAGAAATGAAAGTCCAAATTCGTTATAGAAGTGCACCTGTTCATTGTAAGGTGACTTCATTGGGAAATACTTGGAAAGTAAAATTTCTGGAAGATGTGAAAAGTGTAACTCCAGGACAATCTGCTACATTTTATGAAACCAATGGAGATTATCTACTGGCAGGTGGGATCATCCAAAAAGGTTCCATTACAAGAAAGGTAAAAACAAATTTTGTTTTAGAGGCGGAGAGCGTTACCATTTGA